One segment of Streptomyces sp. NBC_01463 DNA contains the following:
- a CDS encoding multicopper oxidase family protein — protein sequence MPAQHTRRAVLGASLAVAGTGVLAACAGRGDTPDHSAMDHGAPSGTAAPEGYVSPGGPEVAAAEKRRGAGPERKVALTATASRLDLGGGRTVSSWAYGDRLPGQEIRVTAGDTLALTLANHLPQATSLHWHGLALRNDMDGVPGLTQRAVEPGAGFAYRFAVPDPGTYWVHPHSGVQLDRGLYAPLIVEDPKEPLSYDKEWVVVLDDWLDGVDGSTPDAVLRELTGGSGHSGHAMPAPSSSGDGGPSRMLMGATSELLGGDAGDVGYPYYLVNGRTPQDPSAFTARPGDRIRLRIINAGGDTAFRIALGGHRMTVTHTDGFPVRHTATDALLLGMGERYDVLVTAGDGVFPLTALAEGKDATALALLRTRSGAAPGAAVRPKELDGELVTADRLVPDRSVALSGRTPDRTVRIRLTGSMAAYDWAFDGKPYTADQRHPVQAGERVRIEFRNTTAMWHPVHLHGHTFALAGSASGARKDTAIVLPRQTLTVDLDADNPGLWMLHCHNLYHAEAGMMTVLGYRR from the coding sequence ATGCCCGCACAGCACACCCGACGCGCCGTGCTCGGCGCTTCCCTCGCCGTTGCCGGTACGGGAGTTCTCGCCGCCTGCGCAGGCCGCGGCGACACCCCGGACCACTCCGCCATGGACCACGGCGCCCCCTCCGGCACCGCCGCCCCCGAGGGATACGTCTCCCCCGGCGGCCCCGAGGTCGCGGCGGCCGAGAAGCGGCGGGGCGCCGGCCCCGAGCGCAAGGTCGCCCTGACCGCCACCGCGTCCCGGCTCGACCTGGGCGGCGGGCGCACCGTCAGCTCCTGGGCTTACGGGGACCGGCTTCCCGGACAGGAGATCCGGGTCACCGCGGGCGACACGCTCGCCCTCACCCTCGCCAACCACCTGCCGCAGGCGACCTCCCTGCACTGGCACGGGCTCGCCCTGCGCAACGACATGGACGGGGTGCCGGGACTGACCCAGCGCGCCGTCGAGCCGGGCGCCGGCTTCGCCTACCGGTTCGCGGTGCCGGACCCCGGCACGTACTGGGTGCACCCGCACTCGGGCGTCCAGCTGGACCGCGGCCTGTACGCGCCGCTGATCGTGGAGGACCCGAAGGAGCCCCTGAGTTACGACAAGGAGTGGGTCGTCGTCCTCGACGACTGGCTCGACGGGGTGGACGGCTCGACCCCCGACGCGGTGCTCAGGGAGCTCACCGGCGGCAGCGGCCACAGCGGGCACGCCATGCCCGCGCCGTCCTCGTCCGGCGACGGCGGCCCGTCCCGCATGCTGATGGGCGCCACCAGCGAACTGCTGGGCGGCGACGCGGGCGACGTCGGCTATCCGTACTACCTGGTCAACGGCCGTACGCCCCAGGACCCCAGCGCCTTCACGGCCCGGCCGGGCGACCGGATCCGGCTGCGGATCATCAACGCGGGCGGCGACACCGCCTTCCGCATCGCGCTCGGCGGCCACCGGATGACGGTGACGCACACCGACGGCTTCCCCGTCCGGCACACCGCGACGGACGCCCTGCTGCTGGGGATGGGCGAGCGGTACGACGTGCTGGTCACCGCCGGCGACGGGGTGTTCCCGCTGACCGCGCTGGCCGAGGGCAAGGACGCCACCGCGCTGGCCCTGCTGCGGACCAGGAGCGGCGCGGCACCCGGCGCGGCCGTGCGGCCGAAGGAGCTGGACGGTGAGCTGGTGACGGCTGACCGGCTGGTCCCGGACCGGTCCGTGGCGCTGTCCGGCCGCACGCCCGACCGGACGGTGCGGATCAGGCTGACCGGTTCCATGGCGGCGTACGACTGGGCCTTCGACGGGAAGCCGTACACCGCCGACCAGCGCCATCCGGTGCAGGCCGGTGAGCGGGTCAGGATCGAGTTCCGGAACACGACCGCGATGTGGCATCCCGTCCATCTGCACGGGCACACCTTCGCGCTGGCGGGCAGCGCGTCCGGGGCCCGCAAGGACACCGCGATCGTGCTGCCCCGGCAGACGCTCACGGTCGACCTCGACGCGGACAACCCGGGCCTGTGGATGCTGCACTGCCACAACCTGTACCACGCGGAGGCGGGCATGATGACGGTCCTCGGCTACCGCCGCTGA
- a CDS encoding DUF6153 family protein gives MSGTRSATCGRLLLFAALLFGIFTMHTVGHPAEHTGPVPSVRMSHPMAGTTADGAHTAADRLPAVAAGHGHPAPAHGMDPMSVCLAVLGSWGLWGLALLTTLLVARRSAAGSPGSAAARAPRMPRPPPPPRPRKAVLTGLSVLRI, from the coding sequence ATGTCCGGGACGAGGAGTGCGACCTGCGGGCGGCTGCTGCTGTTCGCCGCGCTGCTCTTCGGGATCTTCACCATGCACACCGTCGGGCACCCGGCGGAGCACACCGGTCCGGTTCCATCTGTGCGGATGTCGCACCCGATGGCCGGGACGACGGCCGACGGGGCGCACACCGCCGCGGACCGCCTCCCGGCGGTGGCCGCGGGGCACGGGCATCCCGCGCCGGCCCACGGCATGGATCCGATGTCCGTCTGCCTGGCCGTGCTGGGCAGCTGGGGGCTCTGGGGGCTCGCCCTGCTCACCACGCTGCTGGTGGCACGCCGGTCCGCCGCCGGGTCCCCCGGATCCGCCGCCGCCCGCGCACCGCGGATGCCGCGGCCCCCTCCCCCGCCCAGACCTCGCAAGGCCGTCCTCACCGGTCTGTCGGTGCTGCGGATATAG
- a CDS encoding CBS domain-containing protein: MTTAKDIMHTGATWIPAHETLDRAAQMMRDHKVGALPISENGDQDRMIGILTDRDIVVGCVAMGRDPSKTTAGDLAQGTPRWIDAEAGVEAVLEEMQSHQIRRLPVVENKKLIGMISEADLAQHLSDDQIAGWAEKVYSRS; encoded by the coding sequence ATGACCACCGCCAAGGACATCATGCACACCGGCGCCACCTGGATCCCGGCACACGAGACCCTCGACCGCGCCGCCCAGATGATGCGCGACCACAAGGTGGGCGCGCTGCCCATCTCCGAGAACGGCGATCAGGACCGGATGATCGGCATCCTCACGGACCGCGACATCGTGGTCGGCTGCGTGGCCATGGGCCGGGATCCGTCGAAGACGACCGCCGGCGACCTCGCCCAGGGCACGCCGCGGTGGATCGACGCGGAGGCCGGTGTGGAGGCGGTGCTGGAGGAGATGCAGAGCCACCAGATCCGGCGGCTGCCGGTGGTCGAGAACAAGAAGCTGATCGGCATGATCAGCGAGGCCGATCTGGCCCAGCACCTCTCCGACGACCAGATCGCCGGCTGGGCGGAGAAGGTCTACTCCCGAAGCTGA
- a CDS encoding DUF305 domain-containing protein yields MTQGGRRVRWAAGSAVALAVLFAGAATVASARDEGAGHHTAAPAAATPASASADAGFARDMAVHHQQAVEMSFIVRDRTENEDVRRLAYDIANTQANQRGMLLGWLDLWELPKAATGQEPMAWMAGGGHEGHDMAGMPGMDGGGYRAHDGALMPGMATRTELAALRRASGRQAEILYLQLMTDHHKGGVDMARGCAELCTVKVEKRLARGMVEAQRSELDVMAGMLAERGSAPRS; encoded by the coding sequence GTGACGCAAGGTGGCCGGCGCGTGCGGTGGGCGGCGGGTTCCGCCGTCGCGCTCGCGGTGCTGTTCGCGGGGGCGGCGACGGTCGCCTCGGCGCGGGACGAGGGGGCGGGCCACCACACCGCCGCCCCCGCCGCGGCGACTCCGGCGTCAGCCTCCGCGGACGCCGGGTTCGCCCGGGACATGGCGGTCCACCACCAGCAGGCCGTGGAGATGTCCTTCATCGTGCGTGACCGCACGGAGAACGAGGACGTGCGCCGGCTCGCGTACGACATCGCCAACACGCAGGCCAATCAGCGGGGCATGCTGCTCGGCTGGCTGGACCTGTGGGAGCTGCCGAAGGCGGCCACCGGGCAGGAGCCGATGGCCTGGATGGCCGGCGGCGGGCACGAGGGCCACGACATGGCCGGGATGCCGGGCATGGACGGGGGCGGTTACCGAGCCCATGACGGGGCCCTCATGCCCGGCATGGCGACCCGGACCGAACTCGCGGCACTGCGCCGGGCGAGTGGCAGGCAGGCAGAGATCCTCTACCTCCAGCTGATGACCGACCACCACAAGGGCGGTGTCGACATGGCCCGCGGCTGCGCGGAGCTGTGCACCGTGAAGGTGGAGAAGCGGCTGGCCCGGGGCATGGTCGAGGCCCAGCGGTCCGAGCTGGACGTGATGGCCGGGATGCTGGCGGAACGCGGGTCCGCGCCGCGGTCCTGA
- a CDS encoding DUF3105 domain-containing protein, giving the protein MSFDRRTRIEQMRNADRARDRRTRVLVISLSAVVVAGLVTFGTYTLLDRSEASADQKAADAKDAKQSGTEEEQPADGPVKGEKTWDAKKLTRNHVTETVSYPMKPPVGGDHSPVWMNCDGEVYKKAIPDMNAVHALEHGSVWVTYTDKASAADVDKLAERVAKTPYSLMSPYKDQDGTLMLSAWGKQVTVDSADDPRVAQFFAKYVQGPQTPEPGAACTGGLAAP; this is encoded by the coding sequence ATGAGCTTCGACCGCAGGACCCGCATAGAGCAGATGCGCAACGCCGACCGCGCGCGAGACCGCCGCACCCGGGTGCTGGTCATAAGCCTCAGCGCCGTCGTCGTCGCAGGTCTCGTCACCTTCGGTACGTACACGCTGCTCGACAGGTCAGAGGCCTCGGCGGACCAGAAGGCCGCGGACGCCAAGGACGCGAAGCAGTCCGGGACGGAGGAGGAGCAGCCGGCCGACGGGCCGGTCAAGGGCGAGAAGACGTGGGACGCGAAGAAGCTGACCCGCAACCACGTCACCGAGACCGTCTCGTACCCGATGAAGCCTCCGGTCGGCGGTGACCACAGCCCCGTCTGGATGAACTGCGACGGCGAGGTATACAAAAAGGCGATCCCGGACATGAACGCCGTGCACGCGCTGGAGCACGGTTCGGTGTGGGTGACCTACACGGACAAGGCCTCGGCCGCCGACGTGGACAAGCTCGCCGAGCGGGTCGCGAAGACCCCGTACTCGCTGATGAGCCCGTACAAGGACCAGGATGGCACCCTCATGCTGAGCGCCTGGGGCAAGCAGGTCACGGTGGACAGTGCCGACGACCCCAGGGTGGCGCAGTTCTTCGCGAAGTACGTGCAGGGCCCGCAGACTCCCGAGCCGGGTGCCGCGTGCACCGGCGGGCTGGCGGCTCCGTGA
- the glnA gene encoding type I glutamate--ammonia ligase produces the protein MDKQQEFVLRTLEERDIRFVRLWFTDVLGYLKSVAVAPAELEQAFDEGIGFDGSAIEGFARVYESDMIAKPDPGTFQILPWRAEAPGTARMFCDILMPDGSPSFADPRYVLKRILAKTSDLGFTFYTHPEIEFFLLKDKPVDGSRPTPADSSGYFDHTPQNVGMDFRRQAITMLESMGISVEFSHHEGAPGQQEIDLRYADALSTADNIMTFRLVMKQVALEQGVQATFMPKPFSEYPGSGMHTHLSLFEGDRNAFYESGAEYQLSKVGRSFIAGLLKHAAEISAVTNQWVNSYKRIWGGSSRAAGAGGEAPSYICWGHNNRSALIRVPMYKPGKTGSARVEVRSIDSGANPYLTYAVLLAAGLKGIEEGYELPAGADDDVWALSDAERRAMGIEPLPQNLGEAISLMEKSELVAETLGEHVFDFFLRNKKQEWEEYRSEVTAFELKNLLPVL, from the coding sequence ATGGACAAGCAGCAGGAATTCGTCCTCAGGACACTCGAGGAGCGCGACATCCGGTTCGTCCGGCTGTGGTTCACCGACGTGCTGGGTTACCTCAAGTCCGTGGCCGTGGCCCCTGCCGAGCTGGAACAGGCGTTTGACGAGGGAATCGGCTTCGACGGCTCGGCCATCGAGGGCTTCGCCCGGGTGTACGAGTCGGACATGATCGCCAAGCCGGATCCGGGTACGTTCCAGATCCTGCCCTGGCGCGCGGAGGCCCCCGGCACGGCCCGGATGTTCTGCGACATCCTGATGCCGGACGGCTCGCCCTCCTTCGCCGACCCGCGCTACGTGCTCAAGCGCATCCTGGCCAAGACCTCCGACCTGGGTTTCACCTTCTACACCCACCCGGAGATCGAGTTCTTCCTGCTGAAGGACAAGCCGGTCGACGGCAGCCGGCCGACCCCGGCCGACAGCTCCGGCTACTTCGACCACACCCCGCAGAACGTCGGCATGGACTTCCGCCGCCAGGCGATCACCATGCTCGAATCCATGGGCATCTCGGTCGAGTTCAGCCACCACGAGGGCGCTCCCGGCCAGCAGGAGATCGACCTGCGGTACGCGGACGCGCTGTCGACCGCCGACAACATCATGACGTTCCGCCTGGTCATGAAGCAGGTCGCGCTGGAGCAGGGCGTGCAGGCGACGTTCATGCCGAAGCCGTTCTCGGAGTACCCCGGCTCGGGCATGCACACCCACCTCTCCCTCTTCGAGGGCGACCGCAACGCGTTCTACGAGTCCGGCGCCGAGTACCAGCTCTCCAAGGTCGGCCGCTCCTTCATCGCGGGCCTGCTCAAGCACGCCGCGGAGATCTCCGCGGTGACCAACCAGTGGGTCAACTCCTACAAGCGCATCTGGGGCGGCTCCTCCCGCGCCGCGGGCGCCGGCGGCGAGGCCCCGTCGTACATCTGCTGGGGCCACAACAACCGTTCCGCGCTGATCCGCGTCCCGATGTACAAGCCCGGCAAGACCGGCTCGGCCCGCGTCGAGGTCCGCTCCATCGACTCCGGCGCCAACCCCTACCTCACCTACGCGGTGCTCCTCGCCGCGGGCCTCAAGGGCATCGAGGAGGGCTACGAACTCCCGGCCGGCGCCGACGACGACGTCTGGGCCCTGTCGGATGCCGAGCGCCGCGCGATGGGCATCGAGCCCCTGCCGCAGAACCTCGGCGAGGCGATCTCCCTGATGGAGAAGAGCGAACTGGTCGCCGAGACCCTCGGCGAGCACGTCTTCGACTTCTTCCTGCGCAACAAGAAGCAGGAGTGGGAGGAGTACCGCAGCGAGGTCACGGCCTTCGAGCTGAAGAACCTGCTGCCGGTGCTGTAG
- a CDS encoding CPCC family cysteine-rich protein, with translation MNTPFLNIHGKAEDGPHPCPCCGSLTLGERGNFEICPVCFWEDDGQDDHDADRVRGGPNGRLSLTEARRNFHAMRACDERCTQFVRAPLPTEHPTV, from the coding sequence ATGAACACTCCGTTCCTCAACATCCACGGGAAGGCCGAGGACGGTCCGCACCCCTGTCCCTGCTGCGGCTCCCTGACGCTCGGCGAACGCGGCAACTTCGAGATCTGCCCGGTGTGCTTCTGGGAGGACGACGGGCAGGACGACCACGATGCGGACCGAGTTCGGGGCGGCCCCAACGGCCGGCTGAGCCTCACTGAAGCACGGAGGAATTTCCACGCGATGCGTGCTTGCGACGAGCGATGTACTCAGTTCGTACGCGCCCCCCTGCCGACCGAACACCCCACGGTCTGA
- a CDS encoding NADH:flavin oxidoreductase: MADGPGVAGSAEATAGCGPDVLGPGRLGPLRLRNRVIKAATFEGVTPDALVTQELIDYHLRPAEGGVGMTTVAYCAVSPEGRTERRQLWMRPEALPGLRRLTAAVHGTGAAVCAQLGHAGPVADGRSNKAASLAPTAGFNALSMRRNKAATAEDIDRVVRAHADAALLAAEAGFDAVEIHLGHNYLAGAFLSPRLNSRTDAFGGSLRARAAVALGVTRAVREALGDRIAITAKLNMKDGVRGGLTLDDSLQVARWLEEEGSVDALELTAGSSLLNPMYLFRGDAPVRAFAATFPFPQRLAIRAVGGRFFRTYPYRPLYLLDAARQFRAALRLPLILLGGVTDRQGMDRAMAEGFEFVAMARALLREPDLLHRIGGDTATRSLCIHCNRCMPTIYTGTHCPVIGETAS, from the coding sequence ATGGCGGACGGACCGGGAGTGGCGGGGAGTGCGGAGGCGACGGCCGGGTGTGGGCCGGATGTGCTGGGGCCGGGGCGGCTGGGGCCGTTGCGGCTGCGCAACCGGGTGATCAAGGCCGCGACCTTCGAGGGCGTCACCCCCGATGCGCTGGTCACCCAGGAGCTCATCGACTACCACCTGCGCCCCGCCGAGGGCGGCGTCGGCATGACCACCGTCGCCTACTGCGCGGTGTCGCCGGAGGGGCGTACCGAGCGGCGTCAGCTGTGGATGCGGCCCGAGGCGCTGCCGGGGCTGCGCCGGCTGACGGCGGCGGTGCACGGGACCGGGGCCGCCGTCTGTGCGCAGCTGGGGCATGCCGGGCCGGTGGCCGACGGGCGTTCCAACAAGGCGGCCTCCCTCGCGCCGACGGCCGGATTCAACGCCCTCAGCATGCGGCGCAACAAGGCCGCCACCGCCGAGGACATCGACCGGGTCGTCCGGGCCCACGCCGACGCGGCGCTGCTGGCGGCCGAGGCCGGGTTCGACGCGGTGGAGATCCATCTCGGGCACAACTACCTCGCGGGCGCCTTCCTCAGCCCCCGTCTGAACAGCCGCACCGACGCCTTCGGGGGCTCCCTGCGTGCCCGGGCCGCCGTGGCGCTCGGTGTCACGCGCGCGGTGCGCGAGGCGCTGGGCGACCGGATCGCCATCACCGCCAAGCTGAACATGAAGGACGGGGTGCGCGGCGGTCTCACCCTGGACGACAGCCTCCAGGTCGCCCGCTGGCTGGAGGAGGAGGGCAGCGTCGACGCCCTCGAACTGACCGCGGGCAGTTCCCTGCTGAACCCGATGTACCTCTTCCGCGGCGACGCCCCCGTCCGCGCGTTCGCGGCCACCTTCCCGTTCCCGCAACGCCTCGCCATCCGCGCGGTCGGCGGCCGCTTCTTCCGTACGTACCCCTACCGGCCGCTCTACCTGCTCGACGCCGCCCGGCAGTTCCGCGCCGCGCTCCGGCTCCCGCTGATCCTCCTCGGCGGGGTCACCGACCGGCAGGGCATGGACCGCGCCATGGCCGAGGGCTTCGAGTTCGTCGCGATGGCCCGCGCCCTGCTGCGCGAGCCGGACCTGCTGCACCGCATCGGCGGGGACACCGCCACCCGTTCGCTGTGCATCCACTGCAACCGCTGCATGCCGACCATCTACACCGGCACCCACTGCCCGGTGATCGGGGAGACGGCGAGCTGA
- a CDS encoding saccharopine dehydrogenase NADP-binding domain-containing protein has protein sequence MRVLLVGAGGVGTAITRIAARRPFFAHMTVADYDLGRAESAVAALGERGDRFGAVRLDASDRAAVAAALDEHRCDVLLNATDPRFVMPLFEAALGHGAHYLDMAMSLSRPHPSRPYEECGVKLGDAQFERAAEWEAAGRLALVGMGVEPGLSDVFARYASDELFDEIDEIGIRDGANLTVDGYDFAPSFSIWTTIEECLNPPVVYEQERGWYTTAPFSEPEVFDFPDGIGPVECVNVEHEEVLLVPRWLKARKVTFKYGLGDEFIGVLRTLHMLGLDRTDPVSVPSDIGRAAVSPRDVVAACLPDPAGLGERMHGKTCAGTWVKGRKDGRAREVYLYHVVDNQWSMREYGSQAVVWQTAINPVAALELVASGVWSGSGVLGPEAMPPRPFLDLLTEYGAPWGLREQ, from the coding sequence ATGCGTGTCCTCCTGGTCGGAGCGGGCGGTGTCGGCACGGCGATCACCAGGATCGCGGCCCGCCGTCCGTTCTTCGCCCACATGACGGTCGCCGACTACGACCTCGGACGGGCCGAGAGCGCCGTCGCGGCGCTGGGGGAGCGGGGCGACCGGTTCGGCGCCGTCCGGCTGGACGCATCGGACCGGGCGGCGGTGGCGGCGGCCCTCGACGAGCACCGCTGCGACGTCCTGCTCAACGCCACCGACCCCCGCTTCGTGATGCCCCTGTTCGAGGCCGCTCTCGGACATGGCGCGCACTATCTCGACATGGCCATGTCCCTGTCCCGGCCGCACCCCTCCCGTCCGTACGAGGAGTGCGGGGTCAAGCTCGGGGACGCCCAGTTCGAACGGGCCGCGGAGTGGGAGGCCGCCGGACGGCTCGCGCTCGTGGGCATGGGGGTGGAGCCCGGGCTCTCCGACGTGTTCGCCCGGTACGCCTCCGACGAACTCTTCGACGAGATCGACGAGATCGGCATCCGGGACGGGGCGAACCTGACCGTGGACGGCTACGACTTCGCCCCGTCCTTCAGCATCTGGACCACCATCGAGGAGTGCCTGAACCCACCGGTCGTCTACGAGCAGGAGCGCGGCTGGTACACCACGGCCCCCTTCAGCGAGCCGGAGGTCTTCGACTTCCCCGACGGCATCGGCCCCGTGGAGTGCGTCAACGTGGAGCACGAGGAGGTGCTGCTCGTGCCGCGGTGGCTGAAGGCCCGGAAGGTCACCTTCAAGTACGGGCTCGGCGACGAGTTCATCGGGGTGCTCCGCACGCTCCACATGCTCGGACTCGACCGGACCGACCCCGTGTCCGTACCGAGCGACATCGGACGGGCCGCCGTCTCGCCGCGTGACGTGGTCGCCGCCTGTCTGCCCGACCCGGCCGGACTCGGCGAGCGGATGCACGGGAAGACCTGCGCGGGGACCTGGGTGAAGGGCCGCAAGGACGGGCGGGCGCGCGAGGTCTACCTCTACCACGTCGTCGACAACCAGTGGTCGATGCGGGAGTACGGCTCCCAGGCCGTCGTCTGGCAGACCGCGATCAACCCGGTGGCCGCCCTCGAACTCGTCGCGAGCGGGGTGTGGAGCGGCAGCGGGGTGCTCGGGCCCGAAGCCATGCCGCCGCGCCCGTTCCTCGACCTGCTGACCGAGTACGGCGCACCGTGGGGCCTGCGCGAGCAGTGA
- a CDS encoding APC family permease: protein MAEDLAGPARPATLKANAIGFVDALVIGLNATSPAYSVAAVIGPIVALVGIYAPGVLFASFVPMLFIASAFYYLNKVDQDCGTTFSWVTRAMGPWTGWLGGWAITMTGVLVVGSLADVAVSFGLLAVGLDSWADNTFVRQLLTVLLIIVMTGLCVIGTELSAKVQNVLILAQVAFLLAFVVVALYRVYAGTTSFDSIHPSAGWLNPFGAGGAALTSGLLLGVFIYWGWESAVNLTEEVEDSATAPGKAGVWSTVILLVTYLSVGFAVVAFAGTAYLAENAGEEEFVFALLAREVMGGWDWIVLLAVATSALASTQTTIIPASRTALSMARRHALPAHFARISPRFRTPDVSTWWVAGIAIAWYLVVNQISENALFDSLTALSLLIAFYYALTGVACAVYYRRHLTESVRSFLLIGLGPVVGSGLLTWLLVRSVIDMSDPANSYSGTSWFGLGPPLVIGIGISLIGVVLMVVWRLRSSVFWNERRGVVDPRLVHGEER from the coding sequence ATGGCAGAGGACCTTGCCGGACCGGCGCGGCCGGCGACACTGAAGGCCAACGCGATCGGCTTCGTCGACGCGCTCGTCATCGGGCTGAACGCCACCTCCCCGGCCTACTCCGTGGCGGCCGTCATCGGGCCGATCGTCGCGCTCGTCGGCATCTACGCACCCGGAGTGCTCTTCGCCTCCTTCGTGCCGATGCTCTTCATCGCCTCGGCCTTCTACTACCTGAACAAGGTCGACCAGGACTGCGGGACGACGTTCTCCTGGGTGACGCGTGCGATGGGCCCGTGGACCGGATGGCTGGGGGGATGGGCCATCACGATGACCGGGGTGCTCGTGGTGGGGTCCCTCGCGGACGTCGCCGTCAGCTTCGGTCTGCTGGCCGTCGGCCTCGACAGCTGGGCCGACAACACCTTCGTACGGCAGCTGCTCACCGTGCTGCTGATCATCGTGATGACGGGCCTGTGCGTCATCGGCACCGAACTCTCGGCCAAGGTGCAGAACGTGCTGATCCTGGCCCAGGTCGCCTTCCTGCTCGCCTTCGTCGTCGTCGCGCTCTACCGCGTGTACGCGGGCACGACCTCGTTCGACTCCATCCACCCGTCGGCCGGGTGGCTCAACCCCTTCGGCGCCGGCGGCGCGGCCCTCACCAGCGGCCTGCTGCTCGGCGTGTTCATCTACTGGGGGTGGGAGTCCGCCGTCAACCTCACCGAGGAGGTCGAGGACTCCGCGACCGCGCCCGGCAAGGCCGGTGTGTGGTCCACCGTCATCCTGCTGGTGACGTACCTGTCCGTCGGCTTCGCGGTCGTCGCCTTCGCCGGAACGGCCTATCTGGCCGAGAACGCCGGCGAGGAGGAGTTCGTCTTCGCCCTGCTCGCCCGCGAGGTCATGGGCGGCTGGGACTGGATCGTGCTGCTCGCGGTCGCCACCTCCGCGCTCGCCTCGACCCAGACCACCATCATCCCGGCCTCCCGCACCGCGCTCTCGATGGCCCGCCGGCACGCCCTGCCCGCGCACTTCGCCCGCATCAGCCCGCGGTTCCGGACCCCCGACGTGAGCACCTGGTGGGTGGCCGGCATCGCCATCGCCTGGTACCTCGTCGTCAACCAGATCAGCGAGAACGCCCTCTTCGACTCGCTGACGGCCCTGTCCCTGCTGATCGCCTTCTACTACGCCCTGACCGGGGTGGCCTGCGCGGTCTACTACCGCCGCCATCTGACCGAGAGCGTACGGAGCTTCCTGCTCATCGGCCTCGGCCCGGTGGTCGGCTCCGGGCTGCTGACCTGGCTGCTCGTGCGGTCCGTCATCGACATGTCCGACCCGGCGAACTCCTACAGCGGCACCTCGTGGTTCGGCCTCGGCCCGCCTCTCGTCATCGGTATCGGCATCAGCCTGATCGGTGTGGTGCTCATGGTGGTGTGGCGGCTGCGGTCGTCGGTGTTCTGGAACGAACGGCGCGGTGTGGTCGACCCCCGCCTCGTGCACGGTGAGGAGCGCTGA
- a CDS encoding universal stress protein gives MSVVLGYDESPGAARALRIAIEVAAAYGEPLVLVYGAAPPGPTGEEYRAAYDAVRQAGRSGLERALAAAGEAGVPATVEVIDRAPAQALIEAAARHGGRVIVVGSWGESPIRGALLGSTPHKLLHLSTVPVLCVPTEAETEEAATGE, from the coding sequence ATGTCCGTCGTCCTCGGCTACGACGAGTCGCCCGGCGCGGCCCGGGCCCTGCGCATCGCGATCGAGGTGGCCGCCGCCTACGGCGAACCCCTCGTCCTGGTCTACGGGGCGGCGCCGCCCGGTCCCACCGGCGAGGAGTACCGGGCCGCCTACGACGCCGTCCGCCAGGCCGGGCGCTCGGGCCTGGAGCGGGCGCTCGCCGCGGCCGGAGAGGCGGGCGTGCCGGCCACCGTCGAGGTGATCGACCGCGCCCCGGCCCAGGCCCTGATCGAGGCCGCCGCGCGGCACGGAGGGCGCGTCATCGTGGTGGGCAGCTGGGGCGAGAGCCCGATCCGCGGAGCCCTGCTCGGCTCCACCCCGCACAAGCTCCTGCACCTGTCGACCGTGCCCGTGCTCTGCGTGCCGACGGAGGCGGAGACGGAGGAGGCGGCCACGGGAGAGTGA
- a CDS encoding TetR family transcriptional regulator: MERPVGLRERKKEATRQAVHEAALRLTVEHGFDQVTVEAVADAAGISRRTFSNYFTGKEDALLHGEEQQIGELVRAVRERPAEESAWTALRAAVRQFGERVAPPEREWAVRTRLAMRHPSLLARQLANHAALERDLAEAVAARPNGSGEPVRPLVLAAAFLSSLRIAMRMWIEEDLAREPAEVIDEILDEMGRSFA, from the coding sequence ATGGAACGCCCTGTGGGACTGCGGGAACGCAAGAAGGAAGCCACCCGGCAGGCCGTGCACGAAGCGGCCCTGCGGCTGACCGTCGAGCACGGCTTCGACCAGGTCACGGTGGAGGCCGTGGCGGACGCGGCCGGGATCTCCCGCAGAACGTTCTCCAACTACTTCACGGGCAAGGAGGACGCCCTGCTGCACGGCGAGGAGCAGCAGATCGGGGAGCTGGTGCGGGCCGTGCGCGAGCGGCCGGCCGAGGAGAGCGCCTGGACGGCGCTGCGGGCGGCCGTGCGGCAGTTCGGCGAGCGGGTCGCGCCCCCGGAGCGCGAGTGGGCCGTCCGGACCCGGCTCGCCATGCGCCATCCTTCGCTGCTGGCCCGCCAGCTCGCCAACCACGCCGCACTGGAGCGCGATCTGGCCGAGGCGGTGGCGGCCCGTCCGAACGGTTCCGGGGAGCCGGTCCGCCCGCTGGTCCTGGCGGCGGCGTTCCTCTCCTCGCTGCGGATCGCGATGCGGATGTGGATCGAGGAGGATCTGGCGCGGGAGCCCGCCGAGGTGATCGACGAGATCCTGGACGAGATGGGCCGGAGCTTCGCCTGA